In one Amyelois transitella isolate CPQ chromosome 22, ilAmyTran1.1, whole genome shotgun sequence genomic region, the following are encoded:
- the LOC106129859 gene encoding phospholipase A2 yields the protein MELTDEELKQLKFSLIYPNTKWCGSGNIADNFDDLGPAVETDKCCRAHDNCPDVIAAGETRHNLTNEAFYSRLSCDCDEEFRQCLHNAGTKTSNQIGTIYFNALGQQCYRQEYPIKGCKRRGGWLNRKCLEYEFDSTGEKSYQWFYVSNY from the exons ATGGAACTTACTGATGAGGAATTAAAACAACTGAAATTCAGTTTGATATATCCAA ATACAAAATGGTGCGGTTCGGGCAATATAGCAGACAACTTCGACGACCTAGGTCCAGCAGTGGAGACCGACAAGTGCTGCCGCGCCCACGACAACTGTCCCGACGTCATAGCGGCTGGCGAAACAAGACATAACCTCACGAATGAAGCTTTCTATTCTAG aTTAAGCTGCGATTGCGACGAAGAGTTCCGCCAGTGTCTTCACAATGCTGGCACAAAAACATCAAACCAAATTGGCACCATTTACTTCAACGCTTTGGGCCAACAGTGCTACAGACAAGAATATCCGATCAAGGGCTGCAAGCGGAGAGGCGG gtGGCTCAATAGAAAATGCTTGGAATATGAATTTGATTCGACCGGTGAGAAGTCATACCAATGGTTCTACGTATCAAATTATTAG
- the LOC106129998 gene encoding beta-chimaerin: MENLKNIWKPELYRIQMEAPLPKRLMCENCPDRPEFYGKEYHGLIGHKEATLLLEGEPNGAFLIRKGNQCNDFYTLTWRFDDKIHHYKLYYDGTHYIKDKRYETVYDLVADGLITCHMELKAHHILEMINSRTSYTDSPYVTLNRRKLNTLSQMKQNSNRSSPIGKKTETRNIEDIDIPKKPSFDLTPTLEDNPLLIKYSKSHSFKVHTFKGLNWCELCANFLWGFTAQGVKCEDCGFIAHSKCSERVPNHCVPDLKKLRGVFGIDLTTLLNAHASTLPFVVRKCVNEIEARGMDSEGIYRVSGFADEIEALKMAFDKDGEAADLSVYSNINVVAGTLKLYLRLLPVPLVTYEVHPKLVQAIQTKTAASQITLLRECLDQLPPAHFNCLQYMVQHLHRVSQYAEVNKMSAHNLSTVFAPTLVATPPAITDLAFEIRALQALIEYCPQIYYGNK, encoded by the exons atggaAAACTTGAAAAACATTTGGAAACCTGAGC TCTATCGTATCCAGATGGAAGCTCCATTACCGAAACGCTTGATGTGTGAAAATTGCCCTGATAGACCTGAATTTTACGGCAAGGAATACCATGGACTGATAGGTCATAAAGAGGCTACACTTTTGTTAGAAGGAGAGCCCAATGGAGCTTTTCTGATAAGAAAAGGAAATCAATGCAATGACTTCTACACGTTGACTTGGAG ATTTGATGACAAAATACACCATTATAAACTATACTATGATGGGACCCACTACATAAAAGACAAGCGATATGAAACAGTGTATGATTTGGTGGCTGATGGACTCATCACTTGTCACATGGAATTGAAGGCTCATCACATCCTGGAGATGATTAACTCCCGGACAAGTTACACGGACAGTCCATATGTCACATTGAATAGGAGGAAATTGAATACATTGTCTCAAATGAAACA AAACTCAAACCGCTCAAGCCCAATAggtaaaaagactgaaacaaGAAATATAGAAGATATTGACATTCCAAAAAAGCCATCTTTTGATCTCACACCAACATTAGAAGACAACCCTCTTCTCATTAAGTATTCAAAGAGCCACAGCTTCAAAGTTCACACGTTCAAGGGACTGAACTGGTGTGAGCTTTGTGCTAACTTCCTATGGGGATTCACCGCTCAGGGAGTTAAATGTGAAG ACTGTGGTTTCATAGCCCATTCCAAGTGTTCCGAAAGGGTCCCGAACCATTGCGTGCCAGATCTGAAGAAGCTTCGAGGTGTGTTCGGTATAGACCTGACCACTCTACTCAATGCCCATGCTAGCACTCTTCCGTTTGTAGTAAGGAAATGTGTCAACGAGATAGAAGCTAGGGGTATGGATTCAGAAGGCATCTACAGGGTGTCTGGGTTTGCTGATGAGATTGAGGCGTTGAAAATGGCCTTTGACAAAG ATGGCGAAGCAGCAGATCTCAGTGTATACAGCAACATTAATGTGGTAGCGGGGACGCTGAAACTCTACTTACGGTTGCTGCCTGTCCCGTTGGTTACGTACGAAGTGCATCCCAAACTTGTTCAGGCCATAC AAACGAAAACAGCGGCGTCACAAATAACTCTTTTGAGAGAATGTCTGGATCAGCTCCCGCCGGCACACTTCAACTGTTTGCAGTATATGGTACAGCATTTGCATAG GGTATCACAATACGCGGAAGTGAACAAGATGAGCGCTCACAACCTTAGCACTGTATTCGCGCCGACCCTTGTGGCCACGCCGCCCGCCATCACGGACCTAGCCTTCGAAATCAGGGCCTTACAAGCTCTAATAGAGTACTGCCCGCAAATTTATTATGGGAACAAGTAA
- the LOC106129996 gene encoding CLIP domain-containing serine protease B9 isoform X4, translated as MIGLFVGVSVSFLKEHILKNYVGRLEAVGGNQILHQFNRGVPLTYKVHFPVTSPLPRLTSLVVNDNLLCYGPAEVPGPNQYVSTISLQHMLFLRQTGSVNGIFEQFPQENPKPSPVYEFVGTGGENTQIFTFETDNREGTWTSNYYPTFIVNKTRPQFEVPTRPPIVTPPQPPEPFNEPQEPFNQPQRPFNPPQQPFNPPQQPFNPPQQPFNPPQQPFNPPQQPFNPTPAAPTRPTQPQTDYNVFYPENTQATRPQTQPAPAPTFPSVPPRLPSAIDSIPTQVECGVVAGGNERLPLIYNGQSYSRGDWPWLVALYKRKDGSLTFICSGTLISDRHVVSAAHCMRQKNAHTHIKDIVVKVGVYNLEDWGDDITVTRTLESAHIHESYNASTLANDILVFTFERTVQFSTNIRPACLWSGNADLSRIVGASGVVAGWGSNELGPGGHGEPRMVRIPVVSTATCRASKPDFHKLTSANTLCAGDRNGVGPCLGDSGGGLYILDNGRWRLRGIVSLSLRPENGDNTCNLNEYIVFTDAAQYIKWIKNIMLTS; from the exons AACTATGTCGGCCGCCTGGAGGCTGTGGGTGGCAATCAGATCTTGCACCAGTTCAACCGCGGAGTTCCCCTGACGTACAAGGTGCATTTCCCCGTGACGTCACCACTCCCGAGGCTAACTTCATTGGTCGTCAATGACAATTTGTTGTGCTATGGACCTGCAG AAGTCCCAGGCCCCAATCAGTATGTCAGTACAATTAGCTTGCAGCATATGCTTTTCCTACGACAAACTGGCTCTGTCAACGGCATCTTCGAGCAGTTCCCTCAGGAGAACCCCAAACCTAGCCCCGTGTATGAATTCGTCGGTACCGGAGGAGAGAATACCCAGATCTTCACGTTCGAGACTGATAATAGAGAGGGCACTTGGACTAGCA ATTACTATCCAACATTCATTGTGAACAAAACCAGACCACAATTCGAAGTGCCGACCCGCCCTCCAATAGTGACTCCACCGCAGCCTCCGGAGCCTTTCAACGAGCCCCAAGAACCTTTCAATCAACCTCAACGACCCTTCAACCCACCTCAACAACCGTTCAACCCACCTCAACAACCGTTCAACCCACCTCAACAACCGTTCAACCCACCACAACAACCTTTCAACCCACCACAACAACCTTTCAACCCAACTCCGGCTGCGCCTACTAGACCAACTCAACCACAGACTGactataatgtattttatccAGAAAATACGCAGGCAACCAGGCCTCAGACTCAACCGGCTCCAGCTCCTACGTT CCCGTCGGTACCACCTCGTCTGCCATCAGCAATAGATTCAATTCCGACGCAGGTGGAATGCGGTGTGGTGGCTGGAGGAAACGAGCGGCTGCCACTAATCTACAATGGGCAAAGCTACTCGCGCGGCGATTGGCCGTGGTTGGTCGCGTTGTACAAGAGGAAGGACGGGAGCCTGACTTTTATCTGCTCGGGGACTTTGATTTCTGATAGACATGTTGTTTCAG CGGCCCACTGCATGCGACAGAAGAACGCGCACACCCACATCAAAGATATAGTGGTCAAAGTGGGGGTGTACAACCTCGAGGATTGGGGGGACGATATCACTGTCACCAGGACCTTGGAGTCAGCGCATATACACGAGTCCTACAACGCTTCCACTCTTGCAA atGACATTCTCGTCTTCACATTCGAGAGGACGGTTCAGTTTAGTACGAACATCAGACCGGCGTGTTTGTGGAGCGGTAACGCTGATCTTAGTAGGATCGTGGGAGCTTCAGGAGTT GTTGCGGGCTGGGGCTCCAATGAACTAGGTCCGGGCGGGCACGGCGAGCCGCGGATGGTGCGCATCCCCGTGGTGAGCACTGCCACCTGCCGCGCCAGCAAACCTGACTTCCATAAGCTGACATCCGCTAACACGCTCTGCGCTG GTGATAGAAACGGCGTCGGTCCATGTTTAGGAGACTCCGGCGGTGGTCTGTATATATTAGACAATGGAAGATGGCGTCTTCGCGGCATTGTGTCCCTCTCACTTCGCCCAGAAAATGGCGACAACACCTGCAATCTGAACGAGTACATCGTATTCACTGATGCGGCGCAGTACATTAAATGGATTAAGAACATTATGTTGACGAGTTGA
- the LOC106129997 gene encoding N-glycosylase/DNA lyase: MSWNKISCNRRELQLIGTLNGGQSFRWTHDKDKDEWTGIFSKTVWKLRQIEDYLQYKVIGTLPENSTKSNKNSKQDEKFKKTIESYFRLNLNLLESYKEWSGKDELFKSCCQQFYGIRMLKQEPVENLFSFICSQNNHISRISSMVEKLCTQYGEEICSNEGVTYYAFPTVDKLAQPEVESKLRELGFGYRAKFIQKSAAQIVELGGAKWFQTLQDMKYKDARSELMKLHGIGPKVADCICLMSLDHLEALPVDTHVYQIAAQNYLPHLRGKKNVTEKMYVEIGDHFRKLYGDMAGWAHTVLFCADLKKFKQNENDAPDVSQPKKRKKK; the protein is encoded by the exons atgagctggaataaaatttcatgtaaCCGGCGAGAGCTGCAGTTAATTGGCACTCTAAATGGAGGTCAAAGTTtcag atgGACACATGATAAGGATAAAGATGAATGGACAGGAATATTCTCAAAAACAGTTTGGAAATTACGACAAATTGAAGattatttacaatacaaaGTGATTGGAACTTTGCCTGAAAATAGCACAAAATCTAACAAAAACAGTAAACAAGACGAAAAGTTcaaaaaaactattgaaaGTTATTTCcgacttaacttaaatttgttGGAATCTTATAAAGAGTGGTCAGGAAAAGATGAACTTTTTAAATCTTGTTGTCAACAGTTTTATGGTATTAGGATGTTGAAACAGGAGCCCGTGGAAAATTTGTTCTCATTTATTTGCAGTCAAAATAACCATATATCAAG AATTTCAAGTATGGTGGAGAAGCTCTGTACACAATATGGAGAAGAGATTTGCAGTAATGAAGGAGTCACTTACTATGCATTTCCTACTGTAGACAAGCTTGCTCAGCCAGAG gtgGAATCAAAACTACGAGAGTTAGGTTTTGGATACAGGGCTAAGTTTATACAGAAGTCTGCTGCTCAGATTGTGGAGTTGGGTGGGGCGAAGTGGTTCCAGACTCTACAGGATATGAAGTATAAAGATGCAAGATCTGAACTGATGAAGTTACATGGTATTGGACCAaag GTGGCCGATTGCATATGCCTCATGTCCCTTGACCACCTGGAAGCTTTACCAGTGGACACTCACGTGTACCAGATCGCAGCACAAAACTACCTACCACACCTCAGAGGCAAGAAGAATGTCACAGAGAAGATGTATGTGGAAATTGGTGACCACTTCCGGAAATTGTACGGAGACATGGCAGGATGGGCCCACACT gtATTATTCTGTGCGGATCTTAAAAAATTCAAGCAGAATGAGAATGACGCACCTGACGTTAGTCAGccgaaaaaaaggaagaaaaagtAA
- the LOC106129996 gene encoding proclotting enzyme isoform X5, protein MIGLFVGNYVGRLEAVGGNQILHQFNRGVPLTYKVHFPVTSPLPRLTSLVVNDNLLCYGPAEVPGPNQYVSTISLQHMLFLRQTGSVNGIFEQFPQENPKPSPVYEFVGTGGENTQIFTFETDNREGTWTSNYYPTFIVNKTRPQFEVPTRPPIVTPPQPPEPFNEPQEPFNQPQRPFNPPQQPFNPPQQPFNPPQQPFNPPQQPFNPPQQPFNPTPAAPTRPTQPQTDYNVFYPENTQATRPQTQPAPAPTFPSVPPRLPSAIDSIPTQVECGVVAGGNERLPLIYNGQSYSRGDWPWLVALYKRKDGSLTFICSGTLISDRHVVSAAHCMRQKNAHTHIKDIVVKVGVYNLEDWGDDITVTRTLESAHIHESYNASTLANDILVFTFERTVQFSTNIRPACLWSGNADLSRIVGASGVVAGWGSNELGPGGHGEPRMVRIPVVSTATCRASKPDFHKLTSANTLCAGDRNGVGPCLGDSGGGLYILDNGRWRLRGIVSLSLRPENGDNTCNLNEYIVFTDAAQYIKWIKNIMLTS, encoded by the exons AACTATGTCGGCCGCCTGGAGGCTGTGGGTGGCAATCAGATCTTGCACCAGTTCAACCGCGGAGTTCCCCTGACGTACAAGGTGCATTTCCCCGTGACGTCACCACTCCCGAGGCTAACTTCATTGGTCGTCAATGACAATTTGTTGTGCTATGGACCTGCAG AAGTCCCAGGCCCCAATCAGTATGTCAGTACAATTAGCTTGCAGCATATGCTTTTCCTACGACAAACTGGCTCTGTCAACGGCATCTTCGAGCAGTTCCCTCAGGAGAACCCCAAACCTAGCCCCGTGTATGAATTCGTCGGTACCGGAGGAGAGAATACCCAGATCTTCACGTTCGAGACTGATAATAGAGAGGGCACTTGGACTAGCA ATTACTATCCAACATTCATTGTGAACAAAACCAGACCACAATTCGAAGTGCCGACCCGCCCTCCAATAGTGACTCCACCGCAGCCTCCGGAGCCTTTCAACGAGCCCCAAGAACCTTTCAATCAACCTCAACGACCCTTCAACCCACCTCAACAACCGTTCAACCCACCTCAACAACCGTTCAACCCACCTCAACAACCGTTCAACCCACCACAACAACCTTTCAACCCACCACAACAACCTTTCAACCCAACTCCGGCTGCGCCTACTAGACCAACTCAACCACAGACTGactataatgtattttatccAGAAAATACGCAGGCAACCAGGCCTCAGACTCAACCGGCTCCAGCTCCTACGTT CCCGTCGGTACCACCTCGTCTGCCATCAGCAATAGATTCAATTCCGACGCAGGTGGAATGCGGTGTGGTGGCTGGAGGAAACGAGCGGCTGCCACTAATCTACAATGGGCAAAGCTACTCGCGCGGCGATTGGCCGTGGTTGGTCGCGTTGTACAAGAGGAAGGACGGGAGCCTGACTTTTATCTGCTCGGGGACTTTGATTTCTGATAGACATGTTGTTTCAG CGGCCCACTGCATGCGACAGAAGAACGCGCACACCCACATCAAAGATATAGTGGTCAAAGTGGGGGTGTACAACCTCGAGGATTGGGGGGACGATATCACTGTCACCAGGACCTTGGAGTCAGCGCATATACACGAGTCCTACAACGCTTCCACTCTTGCAA atGACATTCTCGTCTTCACATTCGAGAGGACGGTTCAGTTTAGTACGAACATCAGACCGGCGTGTTTGTGGAGCGGTAACGCTGATCTTAGTAGGATCGTGGGAGCTTCAGGAGTT GTTGCGGGCTGGGGCTCCAATGAACTAGGTCCGGGCGGGCACGGCGAGCCGCGGATGGTGCGCATCCCCGTGGTGAGCACTGCCACCTGCCGCGCCAGCAAACCTGACTTCCATAAGCTGACATCCGCTAACACGCTCTGCGCTG GTGATAGAAACGGCGTCGGTCCATGTTTAGGAGACTCCGGCGGTGGTCTGTATATATTAGACAATGGAAGATGGCGTCTTCGCGGCATTGTGTCCCTCTCACTTCGCCCAGAAAATGGCGACAACACCTGCAATCTGAACGAGTACATCGTATTCACTGATGCGGCGCAGTACATTAAATGGATTAAGAACATTATGTTGACGAGTTGA